Proteins encoded within one genomic window of Bemisia tabaci chromosome 2, PGI_BMITA_v3:
- the LOC140223975 gene encoding uncharacterized protein, with the protein MDLSPDSISRLLLGQRLTGEVINAYFDLLQKRADHGEKPCIKTFDTFVWIAFKNFGFKAITDRLKNTDLSAIDLLLIPHHSIERQHWSLAVADLRSRAIIWFDSYFDDCVKGISDLRSILQQLFPKEDVTSWPAWMAASPKQPQKNYTDCGVYTCVFAEAVSRKAEIRLSPKQLRGLHLRITLKNQLFAERASSIALTPSKIRLACRTLYPPPSSSLARSVTTLRPNVLQRMRAYLHKYQDKAHPKPFFLKDHPTKRERLYPRDIIRILNSFPVLTISRSNILATQLGSPPQNFGGSLKIVRQTLAPGSFGPVSSVSLFSHCFSSRCYISIALASMDLSPDSISRLLLGQRLTGEVINAYFDLLQKRADHGEKPCIKTFDTFVWIAFKNFGFKAITDRLKNTDLSAIDLLLIPHHSIERQHWSLAVADLRSRAIIWFDSYFDDCVKGISDLRSILQQLFPKEDVTSWPAWMAASPKQPQKNYTDCGVYTCVFAEAVSRKAEIRLSPKQLRGLHLRITLKNQLFAERASSIALTPSKIRLACRTLYPPPSSSLARSVTTLRPNVLQRMRAYLHKYQDKAHPKPFFLKDHPTKRERLYPRDIIRILNSVTS; encoded by the exons ATGGATCTTTCGCCCGACTCAATTTCTCGGCTCCTACTTGGACAACGCCTCACCGGTGAAGTGATCAACGCTTATTTCGACCTCCTGCAGAAAAGAGCTGATCATGGAGAAAAACCCTGCATCAAAACTTTCGACACTTTCGTTTGGATAGCCTTCAAGAACTTTGGATTCAAAGCCATCACCGACCGGCTGAAAAACACCGATTTAAGCGCGATCGATCTCCTTTTAATTCCTCATCACAGCATCGAACGGCAACACTGGAGCTTGGCAGTTGCAGACCTCAGATCCCGAGCCATCATTTGGTTCGACAGTTATTTTGACGACTGCGTGAAAGGCATTTCTGATCTCCGAAGTATCCTCCAGCAGCTTTTTCCAAAAGAAGATGTGACGTCATGGCCCGCCTGGATGGCAGCCTCCCCTAAACAACCTCAAAAAAACTACACAGATTGCGGCGTTTACACGTGTGTCTTCGCGGAAGCTGTTTCACGCAAGGCGGAAATCCGACTTTCACCAAAACAACTTAGGGGACTACATCTCCGCATCACCTTGAAAAATCAGCTTTTCGCAGAACGCGCTTCCTCTATAGCACTCACACCATCCAAGATCAGACTGGCCTGCAGGACCCTGTACCCTCCGCCCTCATCCTCCCTCGCGCGTTCGGTGACCACTCTTCGCCCCAACGTTCTGCAGCGCATGCGCGCTTACCTGCACAAGTACCAGGACAAAGCTCATCCAAAGCCATTCTTTCTTAAGGATCACCCAACAAAAAGAGAAAGATTGTACCCGCGTGACATCATTCGGATCCTGAACTCA TTTCCTGTTTTGACTATTAGCCGTTCAAACATCCTCGCTACTCAGCTCGGATcccctccccaaaattttgggggttctCTCAAAATCGTTCGCCAAACTCTGGCTCCTGGCAGTTTCGGCCCTGTCTCTTCAGTCAGTCTCTTTTCGCACTGTTTTTCGTCACGTTGTTATATTTCTATCGCTCTCGCCAGCATGGATCTTTCGCCCGACTCAATTTCTCGGCTCCTACTTGGACAACGCCTCACCGGTGAAGTGATCAACGCTTATTTCGACCTCCTGCAGAAAAGAGCTGATCATGGAGAAAAACCCTGCATCAAAACTTTCGACACTTTCGTTTGGATAGCCTTCAAGAACTTTGGATTCAAAGCCATCACCGACCGGCTGAAAAACACCGATTTAAGCGCGATCGATCTCCTTTTAATTCCTCATCACAGCATCGAACGGCAACACTGGAGCTTGGCAGTTGCAGACCTCAGATCCCGAGCCATCATTTGGTTCGACAGTTATTTTGACGACTGCGTGAAAGGCATTTCTGATCTCCGAAGTATCCTCCAGCAGCTTTTTCCAAAAGAAGATGTGACGTCATGGCCCGCCTGGATGGCAGCCTCCCCTAAACAACCTCAAAAAAACTACACAGATTGCGGCGTTTACACGTGTGTCTTCGCGGAAGCTGTTTCACGCAAGGCGGAAATCCGACTTTCACCAAAACAACTTAGGGGACTACATCTCCGCATCACCTTGAAAAATCAGCTTTTCGCAGAACGCGCTTCCTCTATAGCACTCACACCATCCAAGATCAGACTGGCCTGCAGGACCCTGTACCCTCCGCCCTCATCCTCCCTCGCGCGTTCGGTGACCACTCTTCGCCCCAACGTTCTGCAGCGCATGCGCGCTTACCTGCACAAGTACCAGGACAAAGCTCATCCAAAGCCATTCTTTCTTAAGGATCACCCAACAAAAAGAGAAAGATTGTACCCGCGTGACATCATTCGGATCCTGAACTCAGTTACTTCATAA